Within the Miscanthus floridulus cultivar M001 chromosome 17, ASM1932011v1, whole genome shotgun sequence genome, the region GTATTACCATCTGATCTTGatcatggcgccccaagagtaaaTGCTTTTGATCAAGACTAAGCCACAGAGGCTCAGTAGGACGCAGTCAACTtgctcgaggaggctcgtgagatgACTGTCATCTACTCCGGTCATTACCAGCAAACACTtcacaggtaccatgaaagaaaaatcagggggaggatcctcgaggttggtgatctcatactctgaaggacccagtcaaccaaggagaaacataagctctctccaccatgggaagggtcgtacGCGGTGGttgaggtgatccgaccgggcgcctaccggctgaaggatgacaacaacaatgttctcaccaacacatggaacatcaaatagttacgtcgtttctttccCAAAAGCTTGGTCTTACCGCTTAtttccattcaacgtttgctcttACAGCGCCCTAGCCCAAGCACTCTCGGCctaggtcgctcaggggctccatgggggtgcgataccaccctccTTTTTTTTACTAACATGTAGTAATACTTtttgcccaaacaaaagggtattccgttcctttgattaccctatgtaacttgtgCTTTAACCTCCCAACCGATCACACCCTGTtatgacctatggttatgagcagttaAACCTCACAGGCCATGCCctggttcttaaggttgcagcctacgggtcagtgggtaggtgcgaaaaagaagtGACAAAAAATAAAGCTACgcaagggtaaaaacaagggcggataggacaagcttcccctcatgagtgattccatcacaaaataaacttaaaatattcatgaatgtaaaactgttcacaagggggctcccccacgaactcatCTTTTACAcaaactgactatttctactctaattcCATTATGGCCCCCGACTACATCGGCTGACGATGCGATTGGTGGGGACGACGGCGCTTGGCTCGGCTGCGGTTAGAACGACGTTCGGCTCGGTTGGGGTGGGACGACGCTCACCTCTGACCTAGCCTCCGCTGCCTCATAGGCTGGACGATGTCTTCTCGGCGCACATTTGTGGCCATGGTTGAACGACAAGCCTCCATTACCCACTGTGCAGTGACCTGCTCAGCGACCACCTATGGTTGCGAAGTCCATATCAGGGTGGTgggtgtcgcacccaattttgcatagcaaaaccaagtactcatatatgtgcgcccaggatgtccaaacacacacatatatcacaaattgtaatagcatcaaagtaaagtacttattacatcgcatatctcatcataatgttaatacatagttTGCTCAATGGCTACATTATTACACACAGCGAAAATACTAGCCCAATCTGCCAcaaggactccaactggtgaatttCATCCTAGAAGTCTTGGACATCCTCCGAAAACTCTTCATATCtattatctattacccatccaggattttcattggatataaagcaagtgtaagctcaccatgcttagcaagtatatcaaagggatctatgaggctcaaaggcttgacactatttgactgtGGTTCATAATTTTAGTTGATTaggttttagcatcctgaatcactactttagtgaacaatcccaaatcccaagtgataATAGTATATAATCAAATTTATATCAATTCCCacccatccacagtaaccactaatcatgaaggatccagaccgcacgtatccatgagcatggctattataacaggtcaaatatttctatagaaattgcaCGACTTTACCCACttagccatgattcccaatgtcggagtttgcaaggcccactacacctctacctagaaAGTGTGacagggtttcactatgtaacccttagctagtcacactaacaagtcatagctgctaaggttttagccgtctagccgtatgtggccctcctctaggagtggcacatgtgggcacgcggcacggtacacacaccctagcCGGTAAGGacacataccaactagtgccccctcttgcccttatggaaagctatagatgagctagtacaatctagttaacaggttaaagtcagagccatatgacactcggggttgtacgaaacctcctgggtggctgcttcaggattaagtccttagggagaggcactagagtactcaaccccgtactctagcccctaattgttgctaaagagcttcatgttatcatattacataatgtctttagtcatatttaactattattctatgttaagcgctgcagtatctatccaaaatgcatacccaaacccttaggtaacaaggatatgtggtacatgaattcatctaggtaaagtccttaaaggtatatcaaattagacacatgcatgaatatgaagtgtaataattcataggtacaaggggcctttggtacacttgccttcttcaaagttgTCCTAGGAGTACTGTTGATCCTGTTGTGGGTCcttagtcacctcaaatggctcaccctctaatcgtgttccAAATCACCAACCAAGCAtcaatccaatcattacatgcatacaagatagacttccattagaacagtacaccaaatagtagaaacACAAGTTGGAAAGCAtataaatctattctacatactgctacgaacacgtgagcgaaagaatcactcaaatcggacttaaaacgcaaaagttacgcatgaaataaggtgcaatggcatttctgtaaataaactaaacttatttttgaattaaaacaattaaaaatatgaatttacacTGTTATTGGACTGcgcatactatttctagaaaatatagggacctaaatgaataaaaacaggactaaataatAATTAATTTGAACTATTATGGACGGCGGGTTGATTTACTGGAAACAgaagggcttttctgcaaaatgtGTATGGCTTGACTATGGTTGACCACGCTACTGACTGGATCGACATGTGGACACCTGTGATTCGCTCGGTGCCCCACTTGGCGTGGTGGACTCGCTGACGCGGCAACGCAGGCCGgtccatgggtccacggtggaccagtTATGATCCAAATTGGTACGGTTCAATCATAGCTGTCTGTCTAGATCTGATGGCACTGGATGCTTGGGAGGTCCTCCGCCAGCCGCACAAAACCACCAGCAagcacgccatggccggcggtgaggtgGGAATGGCGGCGAACACCGGTACGGTGCTATGGACTTTCCTGATCTAAACCGAATGCACTGGAATGATCTACATGCGCGTGTGAACACGATGGATGCAAAACGTGGGCGGGGAACGCGCTAGAGTGTCGGTTCCATGGTAGCGCCATGGCCAGTGGTGTCTAAAGGTTGCTAGTACAATGCTCTAGTGCACAAAACGATGAATGGAGGGCATAGGAAGGATGAGGATCTTACCATGAGTCGATAGGAGGGAAGCACGGCGTCTGGAAAGGTCTCCAAGGCATGGGACGTCGGCGGCGGTGAACTGGAGAAACAATAATGTCGCGGGTTAGGGGAAATCCTAACAAATCAAGGACAAAACAGCGAATTGGAGTCACCTACGGTTGTGGGAGAACACGGCGGAGCTCGGGGAGTCATCGGCGTCGGGGTCCGAGGCGCGGGTGAGGGAGAATTGCGTCGGCGATGAGAGCTTGAGTGTGAGCAGAGGAAACAGAGAAGGAGGGGTGTGGCTTGGGTTTTAAAGGCTAGGTGAGGTGAAGTGGATGGAAGAGGAGCAAGGCGCTTGGGTAGGATTGGCCGCCTGCCTTATAGGAGCGACAACGGCTGCTTTCCATGCCTGGTAGCGCCATCGGTGGGCGGTGAAGGAAGGAAAGAGCGtcggggaagaaaaggaaagggaagGGAAGGGCGCTGATGGGCGGGGCCAGTGGCGTagtgagagagagaagggagcgcTTGCGAGCGAGTGGCTAGCTAGCGCTGTGGGCCAGGGTGCCGAGCTAGGCCATGCGAATGCGGTGCGGCGTGAAGCAGAGGAAGGCACGAAGCGGGCCGGCGTAGAACAGGCCAGTGCAGGGGAGAAAGGAAAGAATCAGGAGGCGGGAAGGAGAAAGGGAGGGGTGAGCTAGGCCTCCAAGCGGGCCAAGCCGAGTAGGTCGTGCGGGAGAAAGAGAAAGGAGGGAAGGTGCGGCTAGGCCACCGAGTAGGCTAGGCTAGGAAGGGAAGGAAGAGAAAGGCCAGGCTAGATCCTAGGGTTGGGCTGAAAAGGAAGAAAGGCAATTTTTTCAAaaacaaatccttttctatttctaattttcaaaactaagccaaattcaaatgaaatttgaatttaacttcaaaccatctagccctacactcaatcaaaaataatatgcttcggcatgaatacaacaaacatgtttctaaaccttatagttaattttatttaaccaaaatttattatttggcctaagttaaaaatacatagaaaattaaataaatgctcaaaattaattgctaatttgtagttgaaatttttgggtgCTACAAACCTACcgcccttaagatgaatctcgtccccgagattcggatggttcgaACAGATTGGGATAGTTAGATcttagatcttcctctctttcccaagttgcctcatccatagagtgtctgttccactgaaccttgcacattcttattatcttgcttcttgtgattctctccgctatTTCTAAGATtctcactggatattctttgtatgatagatcctctcggatatccagttcttccaaaggtagttggtCCTCAGGTattctcaaacatttcttaagttgtgatacatggaagacatcatgaacacctgagagttgTTCCGGTAATTccagctggtaagcaacttctcatctcctgttgatgatcctgaatggtcccacatatctgggtgacaactttcccttagtatgaaacctcttaactcctctcataggtgaaactttgagaaaAACAAAGTCACCAATCTCAAACACAAAATCTCTTCTTCTTAtgtcagcataacttttctatcGAGACtatgcaaccttcaagttttgccttattatTTGCACCTGTTTCTCTGCTAGTTGCAGAACTTctagtccaaagacttgactttcccccgtttgattccaaaacaatggggttctgcactttctgccatacaacgcctcaaacggtgccatcttaagacttttctCGTAGttgttattataagagaattcggctagggcaaactcttatcccaacttgttccATACTGCAAAGCAcaaactcttagcatatcctctaagatctgatttgttctctcggtctgcccatctgtctgaggatgataagctgagctaaagttcaactttgtaTCCATGGACTCTTGCAACTTCTAtaaaaaatgtgatgtgaactatgtacccctatctgaaacaatcttctttggtactccatgtaaacatacaatcctttccatgtatagctctaccaactttgcaccagaataagttgtcttgataggaatgaaatgtgctacttttgtCAGACAGTCTACtattacccagatagagtcatatcctctctgtgtacggggtaatcccactatgaagtccattccaacttcttcccatttccactcaggtatcttcataggttgtagCAACCCTACTGGCCTTTGATGCTCTACCTTTACTCTTTGGCAtgtatcacatatggccacatgttctGCTACATCTCTTttcagtccataccaccaatatctctctttaagatcaagatacattttagtactccccgggtgtatggaataggccgagtcatgagcttccctcaaaatagactccctaatagacttCACCTCTAacacacaaatccttttgccaaaccatactgttccttgatcatccatgtggaatcctagggctttaccgATCACTATACGTtcagcaatatccttgatcctctcatcattcagcTGTTCCTTACGAATATCTCATtctagagtaggttctacctctaactccatggtgttagccacaatacccatATTTAGGTAttcgaactcctcacacaactctttaggtaactaagttgtataggccatgttcacataactcctcctactcaaggcatctgctacaacgttagcctttcccgggtgatagtgtatctccaaatcataatccttaattaactatagccatctgcgctgcctcaaatttagatctgactaagtgaatatatacttcaaactcttatggtccGTAAAAacctcacacttatgaccaatcaggtaatgcctccaaatcttgagagcatgtaccacagcttctaactccagatcatgagtcggataatttaactcatgttttcttagttgtctagatgcataggcaacaactctaccctcttgcataagaacgcaGCCTAGACCTtgtcgtgaggcatcacaatagatagagaagcatttggtaagatcaggtaagataagcactagggcagaagtcagtctcttcttcaactcctcaaaactatcctgacattgcttagaccatacgaacttggcattcttctctaatagAGTAGTCATAGGTTTGGCTAacttagaaaatccctcaatGAATCTTCTATAGTACCCAACCATACCAAggaaactctgaatctcactgacatcctgaggtggcttccaactcaacacatctctaacctttttGGGAtgtactgctactcctccattagagattatgtgtccaagaaaatatacttcttttagccagaactcacatttgctaaacttagcatacagctaatgttctctaagcttctgcaacactaacctcaaatgtccctcatgttcttcttcattcttagagtagactaatatGTTATCAATGAACACTACAACAAACTTGttaaggtactccatgaatactttgttcatcaaatacatgaagtaagcaggtgcatttgtcagaccaaaggacatgactgtgaactcatatagtccatatcgggtcacaaaagtGGTTTTGGGGATGTCAGTATGTCTTATTCTCAACTCATGGTATCCAGATCggaggtcgatcttggaaaacacacaagctcctttcaaatggtcaaacaggtcatcgattctaggcagtggatacttgttcttaattgtgacctcattaagtgatctataatctatgcacattctctgtgtaccatctttcttctctacaaacagtactggtgcaccaaggtgaagaactaggttggacataacccttatctagcaattttgttaattgtttcttaagttctgttAATTCATTCACTCtcattctataaggtctcttagctatgggtgcagttccaggtaaaagttcaattataaactcaatgtctcgttcaggtggcatacctggtaactccTGAGGGAAGATATCTAGATACTCATTTACTATTCTTATTTCCTCTATGGTTGTGCCCTCCAATTGATTAACCCGGCAGATTTCCACGGCTGACTGTGTTGCCACATACTTAACTTTCTCTCCGGATGAAGTGGTAAGAGTCACAGAACTATTTCCACAATTAATAACTACCTTTCTGgaccttaaccaatccatacccaagatggcATCAATACTAGATGAGTCTATGACTATAAGGttagcttgaaattctacccccttatgctgagactagcagctaagcataccCAATTGGTTTTCATTTCCCCTCCAagtgagtttactaacatgggtttcttcaGAACACATActagaataccatgcttctttatgaatgtatatgctacgaaggaatgcgaagcaccaaaattaaaaaaatactgtagctaagtttgagttgaccggaaacgtaccgatcaccacatctggtgcctcctgagctatttCAGCAGTTACATGATTCGCCTTTCCCCGGACATAATTTTGCTGCATGTTAGCCATCCTCTTGGGGCATCTATTTGAGaaatgtcccggctctccacaattgaagcatttattatcattaactgcatttggcgcctttggtgcgccattcttctgcggagcattgggggcattattcctcataGGAACATTGTTGGATTGCTGCTGGTGCTAGgctggtgccttgtactgctATTGCTGCTGCTGTGCATGCTAGGGTTGCTGGTTACGGTTGACTAGACCggactgaccttgatagcgctgttATGGTTGAGTCTATTGAGGATTGGcatggaagcgagagttgctcctagattgctgtccttgaaacttcctcttcttgtcttcCATCTGGTGGCACTTGTTCTCTATCACCAAGGCCTTATCCACCAGCTGTTGAAAACTAGCAAAAGTATGAGACAACAGTTGGTACTGGAGACCACCATTCAAACCTTCCATGAACAGCTCATgtctcttctcatcctcatccacCTCAGTAGGGgcataccatgacaattgtatgaacttgtcatgatattcagcaatagtcatgctcccctgtttgagagccaagaactccttcttctttagcttcatcaaACCAGCAGGCACGTGGTGAGAGCGGAAGGCACTGCGAAACTCAAGCCAAGTTATGGGATTAGCTTCAGTATGGCCAAAgcagaatgagtcccaccaatcccgTGCAGCTCCTTGCAACTGTCCAAAAGCATATAGAACCTTCTCCTTGTCATCGCACtaggcaatctccagttgcctctcaatagCACGTAGCCAGTCGTCTGCGTGGAGTGGGTTAGTGGAGTGCTTGAaaacaggtgggtgtcctttcaaaaactctcccctcttatctctaacttgagggggtgcattcccattcccaagCCCCATATTCtacatgttctgggccatctgctgaagcaactgtgtctgcatcatcatcagctattCCATAGTgactggaggaggtggtggcaggtcctcgcctccctggttgttcctcctggtgttcaccatttgtagatgcatcatataaatctcacatgtccaagcatataacctTTGAAAGATAATGGTATAATAAGAGTAGGtgtcacaagatcaagacaagagatatatgtaggtaCACAAGAAGATAATTGTTCTGAACTCTTCTGGCGAGTTGGAcaaacagcagtgcagtaaaatgaCCATATCTCACTCTCTATTTATCATCTGATTGCGTATTTTACCTTTATGGAaaacttatgaaattctctacaactttcatttagaacactttttcagattctgaagtttacttagtcaaaaacagacgacaagcagtactgttctagaattctgacagcacagaaacctcaacttacaacagttgtatctcacaatttataataggtattgaggtgattccagagccaaatgAAATATGTataagtctacttatctccataaaattttcatgaccattggaCATCTAAAACATGAGATATGAACTAATAAAGATGAACTGctcagaatgatacagaatggacagcatgataaaacaaaacccaactatttattcataatatccttaaaccttaaccttaactaaatgaccgtggacatgcccacaagtcatcacaatcatatcaaagatccaaatcaaatattgttcattatgacaatcatccaaccatgcaagtatcaattgttcaaccattaaaagaaagaaactaaacaaTCTCTCTCGCGCATctacgcgtgtttattacatatttttaagacgtGCTCCTATGGGtatgggtcgatgttggtgctggtgttggggtctctAAATTCTCCTCTATTTCTCAGGGGTGACTGAGCAGGTACACCTAGCGCTTAAACATCTAGACCTCCTTGATGTTGCTTTAGTGTAGCATTCTCACGGGCAAGCTGCAAGTacgccttccccatgacatcgagctcgtcTAGGGCCTGATCTAAGTCAGTGTTGGTCTGAGCCAAGTACAACAAGGTAGGCCTTAGCctcaggtaaggagcagtgggatgccctatgcgggttatgccgactccgtcactaACGATgggcccagattccactcggacatattcGATAGGAGCTCCCCGatcccatcactcgagccatcgaggtaactttaccaacccccgttCTACTTTTcaagtgcatgatcattcattcatccattctcatgcatgcattcatacattcatcccatacatccaagcattgcatatgcaattattgcatcacaacgttTCGCatcgcatcacgaagcggtagtcgtctcattcgatatgactggtgaccgaccagggttcaaaggctggcctacaaagggctcgaggctgcctcatgtcaaacagatacaggggagaaaacatagatgagccccagcaacCTTTGCCTGatccgctcagaagcgaacagggtcatctcaaccttcttgttcgatcatgacctcgagccatgcccacagaatctccatcgaggggaggccagtgggccacctgagtttgTCTCCGGAATAGCTTGGGCATCTGCCAAGAcacgggttaaggagtagtggaatgccaaatgagggctatgccgacctcgttatgaatgatggacccagattccactcggacatacccgttagtgagctcaccgagcgcgtcactcgagccattgaggcaagcgacgttagctcaacccccccGGTTGCGGAAACTGTGGACAGGGTAACGCACGAAACTCgaccgacccctaccgagcccaacgaGGATCAGGAGCTCGGGCCACTCGACCTCGACTCGGGAGTCTAGCCGACCACACAGGTTGTGGTCAGAACGGACACGGGTGAACACCCCGATCGAAAGAGACACAGTAGTCCGCAGCCCCAAaaaagagtaccaaggtgctcagcctccGACCAACTCCCTATCAGCCgcaggcttaggggctacacccaccggaaACGCTCGCGTGCACCCGGTGGAAAACGGATTACCAGTGAGTCTCCTCCATAGGGGCTGGGCACCTAAGTCTACACGGTGCACCTCCGCGGCCTTCGCCAGTCCCTTCCTCAGGGGCTAGGTGCCAATATCCCTTCGGCGCACCTCCGCGGCCTTCACCAGTCCTCCCCATGAAGGCTGGGTGCTTGTATCCCCTTTGCCAGTCCTCCACATAGAGGCTGGGTGCCTAAATCCTACTCGGTTACCCTACATGGTACAACAAATCAAGGGGAAAAACACCGAAGTTCTAATAACAGCCCCTTCacgacttcacagaagtcccaaaggggctcaggggcttctgttgggttcataaacccagggtccccaatggacccgcttccctacaaaactcggcccagcaggcGACGCAACGACAGAACATGCCTAGGCCAGCCCAGATACACAATAATAGGCCAAGACCACGATCCTGTCCCTGACTGGCACCTCCGACCTCGGGGGGTAGGCCCCGCactcgcctgacctctaggtcatgggctccgccttgcccgacctcctAGTCGcgagctctgcctcacctgacctctagatcgcgggctccgcctcgctcgacctcctggtcatgggcttcgcctcgcccgacgtctgggtcacgggctccaccttgcccgacctcttTCTCTGACCAAGGATACGTcggacctctgctcgctgctctttctCGACCGACATGGTTAGGGACGACTGGGAATGACCGACCGGGGTCGCCCGCTTGGTGTGGGCCtagggagcaggtggagcagataaggtaaggcgctcaagtcaaccgcaataccgaggaccataccctacgcaccTACAAGACGGTGCCTTCAGGTCATGATAGACATACACTATACAACCTTTCAGACGTGTCAgaccacaaacagtattgtgggcgtcgacgTTTGCCGTactaggcgaacacggtagagcatGCTAGACGCATCtgggcataaacagtattgtgggcattgGCAGCCATCCCAAACCTGatggcgtgagcaacaagactaggcagcacatgtatatattttctctctttctctctgacttgtaaagccatccctttcaactataaaaggggatgcgttcTCTCCTAAAAAGAGAGGCTGGCTCTCTCTCTCGAAGACTTTCTCGATGACTCGAGAACACAACAGCTCAACAAGCTTTAGAGACacatagagcatacgctccaatacttagcatacgttagagcccccgtcactctcggccactcggttcagagtctgaccgggcctctaacatcccccttctcattcctattagtttgtaaccccacagcaaactttgagcacctgggctcaggaataaagtcatcgactgacctcaactggacgtagggcacgttgcctgaaccagtataaatcatgtgtcattgagtgctaggccacatccgatcacaacgcgcggtaaaactacaaatatttacttgttggtcacttttcgcaccgatagtGCATTTCTCCAGAGTTCTATAACAAACATGAACCCTCATTTTCATTCACATATACAACATGATTTCCTTGTTTCACAAGATGATAGAACATTATTTGTCACTTTCTCCAACGAACATCCATTAACTAAAGAGGAAGTATATAACTTTTTTATGAGGTAAGATTTTTGTCTTAATTCTTACCTATTTACATGCATGTATCATAGTTTTTTAAATTACTTTTATTAAAGAATTTAGAAACAAAAGATTAAAATGAATTCTTTAATAGTGAGATTACAAAACATTTTTCTATTTGATCCATTTTATTTGTTTTCCAT harbors:
- the LOC136515132 gene encoding uncharacterized protein, coding for MGLGNGNAPPQVRDKRGEFLKGHPPVFKHSTNPLHADDWLRAIERQLEIAYAFRSHHVPAGLMKLKKKEFLALKQGSMTIAEYHDKFIQLSWYAPTEVDEDEKRHELFMEGLNGGLQYQLLSHTFASFQQLVDKALVIENKCHQMEDKKRKFQGQQSRSNSRFHANPQ